A single genomic interval of Littorina saxatilis isolate snail1 linkage group LG17, US_GU_Lsax_2.0, whole genome shotgun sequence harbors:
- the LOC138953895 gene encoding uridine diphosphate glucose pyrophosphatase NUDT14-like isoform X1: MRKRFSLVYLELYVFYNDTLSGCLFHTMDKISDVSLHPCKESAYIKPHRIQYCQNGIQKTWDAMTVHDSVAILVFNTTRKVFVFVKQFRPAVYMNNVSTQTDSEGNKMVDTGKYPGSLGLTLELCAGILDKNHSAQETAQAELIEECGYKVPLDSLQLITSFRGGVATTGSKQWLFYADVTDAMKVGTGGGLEEEGELIEVVDMTVVEGRQLILDESVNRPVGMLFALQWFFANKWPRS; encoded by the exons ATGAGGAAAAGATTTAGTCTCGTTTACTTGGAGTTGTACGTGTTTTATAACGACAcactgtctggctgtctcttcCACACAATGGACAAGATTAGCGACGTTTCACTTCATCCCTGTAAGGAATCTGCGTACATCAAACCGCACAGAATCCAGTACTGCCAG AATGGTATACAAAAGACATGGGATGCAATGACAGTTCATGATAG TGTGGCAATTCTTGTCTTCAACACAACGCGAAAAGTCTTTGTATTTGTCAAGCAGTTTAGACCAG CTGTGTACATGAACAACGTCAGCACGCAGACGGACAGTGAGGGAAACAAAATGGTGGACACGGGCAAGTACCCGGGCTCTCTGGGTTTGACCCTGGAACTGTGTGCTGGCATCCTGGACAAGAACCACTCGGCCCAGGAGACGGCACAGGCTGAACTGATAGAGGAGTGTGGCTATAAAGTGCCTCTCGACTCCTTGCAGCTCATTACTTCATTCAG AGGCGGTGTGGCAACTACAGGAAGTAAGCAGTGGTTGTTTTACGCAGACGTGACAGACGCCATGAAAGTCGGCACGGGTGGAGGACTGGAGGAGGAAGGGGAGCTCATCGAAGTGGTGGACATGACTGTGGTGGAAGGGAGACAACTCATCCTGGATGAATCCGTCAACAGACCTGTGGGCATGCTGTTTGCCTTGCAATGGTTCTTTGCAAACAAGTGGCCAAGATCTtga
- the LOC138953895 gene encoding uridine diphosphate glucose pyrophosphatase NUDT14-like isoform X2, which produces MRKRFSLVYLELYVFYNDTLSGCLFHTMDKISDVSLHPCKESAYIKPHRIQYCQKGEKKTWYFISEHDDVAILVFNTTRKVFVFVKQFRPAVYMNNVSTQTDSEGNKMVDTGKYPGSLGLTLELCAGILDKNHSAQETAQAELIEECGYKVPLDSLQLITSFRGGVATTGSKQWLFYADVTDAMKVGTGGGLEEEGELIEVVDMTVVEGRQLILDESVNRPVGMLFALQWFFANKWPRS; this is translated from the exons ATGAGGAAAAGATTTAGTCTCGTTTACTTGGAGTTGTACGTGTTTTATAACGACAcactgtctggctgtctcttcCACACAATGGACAAGATTAGCGACGTTTCACTTCATCCCTGTAAGGAATCTGCGTACATCAAACCGCACAGAATCCAGTACTGCCAG AAAGGTGAAAAGAAAACTTGGTATTTCATCTCGGAGCATGACGA TGTGGCAATTCTTGTCTTCAACACAACGCGAAAAGTCTTTGTATTTGTCAAGCAGTTTAGACCAG CTGTGTACATGAACAACGTCAGCACGCAGACGGACAGTGAGGGAAACAAAATGGTGGACACGGGCAAGTACCCGGGCTCTCTGGGTTTGACCCTGGAACTGTGTGCTGGCATCCTGGACAAGAACCACTCGGCCCAGGAGACGGCACAGGCTGAACTGATAGAGGAGTGTGGCTATAAAGTGCCTCTCGACTCCTTGCAGCTCATTACTTCATTCAG AGGCGGTGTGGCAACTACAGGAAGTAAGCAGTGGTTGTTTTACGCAGACGTGACAGACGCCATGAAAGTCGGCACGGGTGGAGGACTGGAGGAGGAAGGGGAGCTCATCGAAGTGGTGGACATGACTGTGGTGGAAGGGAGACAACTCATCCTGGATGAATCCGTCAACAGACCTGTGGGCATGCTGTTTGCCTTGCAATGGTTCTTTGCAAACAAGTGGCCAAGATCTtga